Proteins encoded within one genomic window of Oncorhynchus mykiss isolate Arlee chromosome 27, USDA_OmykA_1.1, whole genome shotgun sequence:
- the LOC110507539 gene encoding protein phosphatase Slingshot homolog 2 isoform X2 → MALVTVQRSPTPSVSSSPCVSEADSGEDDRRSQPRSISESFLTVKGAAVFLPRGNGSSPSSAPRISQQWNKHTGDLQQHLQTMFTVLRPEDNIRLAVRLESAYAQPQCTRYMVVVSTNGRQDTEESVVLGLDFGSSDSSCTMGLVLPLWSDTLIHLDGDGGFSVSTVNRVHVFKPVSVQAMWSALQSLHKACEVARCHNYYPGSLFLTWVSYYQSQVSSDQVCINEWNVMQDVQSHRADSPVLFTDVPTERERTERLIKTRLREIMMQKDLENVTSKEIRTELEMQMVCNLREFKEFIDNEMIVILGQMDSPTEIFDHVYLGSEWNASNLEELQTSGVRYILNVTREIDNFFPGVFEYHNIRVYDEEATNLLEYWNDTYKFITKARKAGAKCLVHCKMGVSRSASTVIAYAMKEYGWDLERAFDYVKERRGVTKPNPSFMKQLEEYQGILLASKQRHNKLWRSHSDSDLSERHESPLCKTGPPSHTLGLSDPHNNNNGPTPSLQHFLLQALGAANDPDNKSKGSHISDTQSEPVRLTRSLSHSPGPPASNGLCVSRERLFSRGRGPRQDSFRPRAVTVVPEERTDNSALAGVAVTVPITAVPHPPPSLHILPPSPFPQPLAKPLHLGLSTQLSSPVPKQKSQSVELTLDLPDHSSSEVVSQDTLESSDDSDTLGCSLSDPLSERGDSVSMMSPGIPMAVSPLTPTTPGSLGPYANDDNNNPGGDTDTILANPVDATCVTTSSNLGTDSIDFFSAREKFLGLSQDGKTRTLSEQMAQRTPQSQCPSQELQPLSPENPAGALPPLPSTEEEEQGKSSPHTEDGSDRASQEKASSPPHHDNGVSVRHIVTEIESISHPPAAAPLSSTQPAPHSPQQLRPDDRDEETPLTSPSSYPQSPATPPSDWPAGSVRRATKQLEQRLRQELDLTLSNTSTQRSPLHSPSAEFHPTGSPLHTPSTDCPPLLAPTTDCPKQRKPTPAPEQGRPLNEAFTVSAEPKGETEQGGFVISDMDVAPSFSHYPDARHTPKPIPIIVCSSLEPSRVQPQAPPALLWLEGVTALDSDTDGPSPPPPHHGRLALARSSEELEKIQETLRELQAFLYDAGGLGAGERPGQGKHHGETPVWQRAMEIEARIRQAGLTPPSLMKRSASLAKLDCLELSANDLNDWDLRATTASPYAPQLMPTPHSRSHHHPSPDDVSKKQRVLSRAPLGEVYPLDSDRTDRGSQRAGSDPPCLSSPPCLVLQGEEELETDPSPRLTRTQSPASAPDVPMTTAQQQPRGKSHPPRRLRKAADKKRTATVLYHTM, encoded by the exons gAGGCAGACAGTGGTGAGGATGACCGACGCTCCCAGCCCCGGAG CATCAGTGAGAGCTTCCTGACGGTGAAGGGCGCCGCTGTCTTCCTGCCTCGGGGAAATGGCTCCTCCCCTTCCTCGGCGCCCCGCATCAGCCAGCAGTGGAACAAACACACAG gtGACCTCCAGCAGCACCTGCAGACCATGTTCACCGTGCTGCGGCCAGAAGACAACATCCGCCTG GCTGTGCGCCTGGAGAGTGCGTACGCTCAGCCTCAGTGCACGCGTTACATGGTGGTGGTGTCCACCAATGGGAGACAGGACACAGAGGAGAGCGTGGTGCTGGGCCTGGACTTTGGCTCCTCAGACAG CTCATGCACAATGGGGCTGGTTCTACCCCTGTGGAGCGACACACTGATCCACTTGGATGGAGACGG gggCTTCAGTGTGTCCACGGTCAACAGGGTCCATGTCTTCAAACCGGTCTCTGTCCAGGCCATGTG GTCCGCCCTGCAGTCGCTCCACAAGGCGTGCGAGGTGGCCCGCTGTCACAACTACTACCCCGGCAGCCTGTTCCTGACCTGGGTCAGCTACTATCAGAGCCAGGTCTCCTCTGACCAGGTCTGCATCAACGAGTGGAACGTTATGCAGGATGTCCAGTCCCACCGCGCCGACTCGCCCGTCCTCTTCACCGACGT GCCCACTGAGAGGGAGCGCACGGAGAGGTTGATCAAGACTCGCCTCAGAGAGATCATGATGCAGAAAGACCTGGAGAATGTCACCTCCAAAGAA ATTCGCACAGAGCTGGAGATGCAGATGGTGTGCAACCTTCGGGAGTTCAAGGAGTTTATTGACAACGAGATGATCGTCATCCTGGGTCAGATGGACAGCCCCACAGAGATCTTTGACCAtgtttacctg GGCTCTGAGTGGAACGCTTCAAACTTGGAGGAGCTGCAGACCAGCGG TGTGAGGTACATCCTCAATGTGACGCGGGAGATCGACAACTTCTTCCCAGGCGTTTTTGAGTACCACAACATCCGCGTGTACGACGAGGAGGCCACCAACCTGCTGGAGTACTGGAATGACACCTACAAGTTCATCACCAAGGCCAG GAAAGCAGGGGCTAAGTGCCTGGTCCACTGTAAGATGGGTGTGAGTCGCTCGGCCTCCACGGTGATCGCCTACGCCATGAAGGAGTACGGCTGGGACCTGGAGAGGGCCTTCGACTACGTCAAGGAGCGCCGCGGCGTCACCAAGCCCAACCCCTCCTTCATGAAGCAGCTGGAGGAGTACCAGGGTATCCTGCTGgccag TAAACAGAGGCATAACAAGTTGTGGCGCTCCCACTCGGACAGCGACCTCTCAGAGCGCCACGAGTCTCCGCTGTGTAAGACGGGCCCTCCCAGCCACACCCTGGGCCTCTCGGacccacacaacaacaacaatggcCCTACGCCCTCTCTGCAACACTTCCTGCTCCAGGCGCTTGGTGCTGCCAATGACCCCGACAACAAGTCCAAGGGCTCCCACATCTCAGACACACAGTCGGAGCCCGTCCGACTCACCCGCTCACTCTCCCACTCCCCTGGCCCGCCAGCCTCCAACGGTCTGTGTGTCTCCCGGGAGAGACTCTTTTCTCGAGGGCGAGGACCCCGCCAGGACTCCTTCCGCCCACGGGCGGTCACGGTGGTGCCCGAGGAGAGAACGGACAACTCTGCTCTGGCGGGGGTGGCTGTGACTGTGCCAATCACCGCCGtcccccatcctcccccctcactgcatatcctccctccttctcccttcccccAGCCACTGGCCAAACCTCTCCATCTAGGTTTGAGCACACAGTTGTCCAGTCCTGTGCCTAAACAGAAATCCCAGAGTGTAGAGCTGACCCTGGATCTGCCTGACCACAGCAGCTCCGAGGTCGTATCTCAGGACACCCTGGAGTCCAGCGACGACTCGGACACCCTGGGATGCTCCCTGTCAGACCCGCTGAGCGAGAGGGGGGACAGTGTCAGTATGATGTCCCCAGGGATCCCCATGGCCGTGAGCCCTCTCACCCCAACAACGCCTGGGTCTTTAGGACCCTACGCCAACGATGACAACAACAACCCCGGCGGCGACACAGACACTATCCTCGCTAACCCCGTCGACGCCACATGCGTCACCACGTCCTCCAACCTCGGCACGGACAGCATCGACTTCTTCAGCGCCCGCGAGAAATTCCTGGGCCTGTCCCAAGACGGAAAGACCCGGACTCTTTCCGAGCAGATGGCTCAGCGGACGCCTCAGTCGCAGTGCCCCAGCCAGGAGCTGCAGCCGCTGTCCCCCGAGAACCCTGCTGGAGCACTGCCACCACTGCCAAGcacagaggaagaggagcagggaAAG AGTTCCCCCCATACGGAGGACGGTAGCGACCGAGCCAGTCAAGAAAAAGCCTCGTCACCTCCCCATCACGACAACGGCGTGTCAGTCCGCCATATTGTCACAGAGATAGAGTCCATATCCCACCCGCCAGCGGCGGcgcccctctcctccacccagccgGCCCCCCACAGCCCACAGCAGCTGCGCCCAGACGACCGGGACGAGGAGACCCCATTGACCTCACCCTCCTCCTACCCACAATCCCCCGCCACGCCTCCCTCGGATTGGCCGGCCGGCTCGGTGCGCAGGGCCACCAAACAGCTAGAGCAGAGGCTGAGGCAGGAGCTGGACTTAACTCTCAGCAACACGTCTACCCAAcgctcccctctccactcccccaGTGCAGAGTTCCACCCCACGGGCTCCCCTCTCCATACGCCAAGCACGGACTGCCCACCCCTCCTCGCTCCTACCACAGACTGCCCCAAGCAGCGTAAGCCAACCCCTGCTCCTGAGCAAGGAAGACCTCTGAACGAGGCTTTCACTGTGTCTGCAGAGCCCAAAGGAGAGACTGAGCAGGGAGGGTTTGTCATCTCAGACATGGACGTTGCCCCTTCCTTCTCTCACTACCCAGATGCCCGCCACACCCCTAAGCCCATCCCAATCATAGTGTGCTCTTCCCTAGAACCTTCTAGGGTCCAGCCCCAGGCCCCCCCTGCACTGCTGTGGCTGGAGGGGGTGACGGCCCTTGACTCAGACACGGATGGCCCCTCCCCTCCCCCGCCCCACCACGGAAGGCTCGCCCTGGCACGCAGCAGTGAGGAACTGGAGAAGATCCAGGAGACTCTAAGGGAGCTGCAGGCCTTCCTGTATGATGCGGGGGGCCTGGGGGCTGGAGAGAGACCTGGTCAGGGGAAACATCACGGGGAGACTCCCGTGTGGCAGAGGGCCATGGAGATCGAGGCGCGGATCCGCCAGGCGGGCCTCACGCCCCCCTCCTTGATGAAGCGCTCTGCCTCGCTGGCCAAGCTTGATTGCCTGGAGCTGTCAGCCAACGACCTGAATGACTGGGACCTACGGGCCACCACCGCCAGCCCTTATGCACCCCAATTGATGCCCACCCCTCACTCCCGCTCCCACCATCACCCCAGCCCAGACGATGTTTCCAAGAAGCAGCGGGTGTTGTCCAGGGCCCCCCTAGGGGAGGTGTACCCACTGGACTCAGACAGGACTGATAGGGGCTCCCAGAGAGCAGGGAGTgatcccccctgtctctcctcacctccatgTCTTGTTCTTCAAGGGGAGGAGGAGCTAGAGACAGACCCCTCCCCCCGGCTCACCCGCACCCAGTCCCCGGCGAGCGCTCCCGACGTCCCTATGACAACCGCGCAGCAGCAGCCCCGCGGGAAGAGTCACCCGCCGCGGCGGCTCCGCAAGGCTGCTGACAAGAAACGGACTGCCACTGTTCTCTACCACACCATGTGA
- the LOC110507539 gene encoding protein phosphatase Slingshot homolog 2 isoform X3 has product MMAFIGISESFLTVKGAAVFLPRGNGSSPSSAPRISQQWNKHTGDLQQHLQTMFTVLRPEDNIRLAVRLESAYAQPQCTRYMVVVSTNGRQDTEESVVLGLDFGSSDSSCTMGLVLPLWSDTLIHLDGDGGFSVSTVNRVHVFKPVSVQAMWSALQSLHKACEVARCHNYYPGSLFLTWVSYYQSQVSSDQVCINEWNVMQDVQSHRADSPVLFTDVPTERERTERLIKTRLREIMMQKDLENVTSKEIRTELEMQMVCNLREFKEFIDNEMIVILGQMDSPTEIFDHVYLGSEWNASNLEELQTSGVRYILNVTREIDNFFPGVFEYHNIRVYDEEATNLLEYWNDTYKFITKARKAGAKCLVHCKMGVSRSASTVIAYAMKEYGWDLERAFDYVKERRGVTKPNPSFMKQLEEYQGILLASKQRHNKLWRSHSDSDLSERHESPLCKTGPPSHTLGLSDPHNNNNGPTPSLQHFLLQALGAANDPDNKSKGSHISDTQSEPVRLTRSLSHSPGPPASNGLCVSRERLFSRGRGPRQDSFRPRAVTVVPEERTDNSALAGVAVTVPITAVPHPPPSLHILPPSPFPQPLAKPLHLGLSTQLSSPVPKQKSQSVELTLDLPDHSSSEVVSQDTLESSDDSDTLGCSLSDPLSERGDSVSMMSPGIPMAVSPLTPTTPGSLGPYANDDNNNPGGDTDTILANPVDATCVTTSSNLGTDSIDFFSAREKFLGLSQDGKTRTLSEQMAQRTPQSQCPSQELQPLSPENPAGALPPLPSTEEEEQGKSSPHTEDGSDRASQEKASSPPHHDNGVSVRHIVTEIESISHPPAAAPLSSTQPAPHSPQQLRPDDRDEETPLTSPSSYPQSPATPPSDWPAGSVRRATKQLEQRLRQELDLTLSNTSTQRSPLHSPSAEFHPTGSPLHTPSTDCPPLLAPTTDCPKQRKPTPAPEQGRPLNEAFTVSAEPKGETEQGGFVISDMDVAPSFSHYPDARHTPKPIPIIVCSSLEPSRVQPQAPPALLWLEGVTALDSDTDGPSPPPPHHGRLALARSSEELEKIQETLRELQAFLYDAGGLGAGERPGQGKHHGETPVWQRAMEIEARIRQAGLTPPSLMKRSASLAKLDCLELSANDLNDWDLRATTASPYAPQLMPTPHSRSHHHPSPDDVSKKQRVLSRAPLGEVYPLDSDRTDRGSQRAGSDPPCLSSPPCLVLQGEEELETDPSPRLTRTQSPASAPDVPMTTAQQQPRGKSHPPRRLRKAADKKRTATVLYHTM; this is encoded by the exons ATGATGGCGTTTATTGG CATCAGTGAGAGCTTCCTGACGGTGAAGGGCGCCGCTGTCTTCCTGCCTCGGGGAAATGGCTCCTCCCCTTCCTCGGCGCCCCGCATCAGCCAGCAGTGGAACAAACACACAG gtGACCTCCAGCAGCACCTGCAGACCATGTTCACCGTGCTGCGGCCAGAAGACAACATCCGCCTG GCTGTGCGCCTGGAGAGTGCGTACGCTCAGCCTCAGTGCACGCGTTACATGGTGGTGGTGTCCACCAATGGGAGACAGGACACAGAGGAGAGCGTGGTGCTGGGCCTGGACTTTGGCTCCTCAGACAG CTCATGCACAATGGGGCTGGTTCTACCCCTGTGGAGCGACACACTGATCCACTTGGATGGAGACGG gggCTTCAGTGTGTCCACGGTCAACAGGGTCCATGTCTTCAAACCGGTCTCTGTCCAGGCCATGTG GTCCGCCCTGCAGTCGCTCCACAAGGCGTGCGAGGTGGCCCGCTGTCACAACTACTACCCCGGCAGCCTGTTCCTGACCTGGGTCAGCTACTATCAGAGCCAGGTCTCCTCTGACCAGGTCTGCATCAACGAGTGGAACGTTATGCAGGATGTCCAGTCCCACCGCGCCGACTCGCCCGTCCTCTTCACCGACGT GCCCACTGAGAGGGAGCGCACGGAGAGGTTGATCAAGACTCGCCTCAGAGAGATCATGATGCAGAAAGACCTGGAGAATGTCACCTCCAAAGAA ATTCGCACAGAGCTGGAGATGCAGATGGTGTGCAACCTTCGGGAGTTCAAGGAGTTTATTGACAACGAGATGATCGTCATCCTGGGTCAGATGGACAGCCCCACAGAGATCTTTGACCAtgtttacctg GGCTCTGAGTGGAACGCTTCAAACTTGGAGGAGCTGCAGACCAGCGG TGTGAGGTACATCCTCAATGTGACGCGGGAGATCGACAACTTCTTCCCAGGCGTTTTTGAGTACCACAACATCCGCGTGTACGACGAGGAGGCCACCAACCTGCTGGAGTACTGGAATGACACCTACAAGTTCATCACCAAGGCCAG GAAAGCAGGGGCTAAGTGCCTGGTCCACTGTAAGATGGGTGTGAGTCGCTCGGCCTCCACGGTGATCGCCTACGCCATGAAGGAGTACGGCTGGGACCTGGAGAGGGCCTTCGACTACGTCAAGGAGCGCCGCGGCGTCACCAAGCCCAACCCCTCCTTCATGAAGCAGCTGGAGGAGTACCAGGGTATCCTGCTGgccag TAAACAGAGGCATAACAAGTTGTGGCGCTCCCACTCGGACAGCGACCTCTCAGAGCGCCACGAGTCTCCGCTGTGTAAGACGGGCCCTCCCAGCCACACCCTGGGCCTCTCGGacccacacaacaacaacaatggcCCTACGCCCTCTCTGCAACACTTCCTGCTCCAGGCGCTTGGTGCTGCCAATGACCCCGACAACAAGTCCAAGGGCTCCCACATCTCAGACACACAGTCGGAGCCCGTCCGACTCACCCGCTCACTCTCCCACTCCCCTGGCCCGCCAGCCTCCAACGGTCTGTGTGTCTCCCGGGAGAGACTCTTTTCTCGAGGGCGAGGACCCCGCCAGGACTCCTTCCGCCCACGGGCGGTCACGGTGGTGCCCGAGGAGAGAACGGACAACTCTGCTCTGGCGGGGGTGGCTGTGACTGTGCCAATCACCGCCGtcccccatcctcccccctcactgcatatcctccctccttctcccttcccccAGCCACTGGCCAAACCTCTCCATCTAGGTTTGAGCACACAGTTGTCCAGTCCTGTGCCTAAACAGAAATCCCAGAGTGTAGAGCTGACCCTGGATCTGCCTGACCACAGCAGCTCCGAGGTCGTATCTCAGGACACCCTGGAGTCCAGCGACGACTCGGACACCCTGGGATGCTCCCTGTCAGACCCGCTGAGCGAGAGGGGGGACAGTGTCAGTATGATGTCCCCAGGGATCCCCATGGCCGTGAGCCCTCTCACCCCAACAACGCCTGGGTCTTTAGGACCCTACGCCAACGATGACAACAACAACCCCGGCGGCGACACAGACACTATCCTCGCTAACCCCGTCGACGCCACATGCGTCACCACGTCCTCCAACCTCGGCACGGACAGCATCGACTTCTTCAGCGCCCGCGAGAAATTCCTGGGCCTGTCCCAAGACGGAAAGACCCGGACTCTTTCCGAGCAGATGGCTCAGCGGACGCCTCAGTCGCAGTGCCCCAGCCAGGAGCTGCAGCCGCTGTCCCCCGAGAACCCTGCTGGAGCACTGCCACCACTGCCAAGcacagaggaagaggagcagggaAAG AGTTCCCCCCATACGGAGGACGGTAGCGACCGAGCCAGTCAAGAAAAAGCCTCGTCACCTCCCCATCACGACAACGGCGTGTCAGTCCGCCATATTGTCACAGAGATAGAGTCCATATCCCACCCGCCAGCGGCGGcgcccctctcctccacccagccgGCCCCCCACAGCCCACAGCAGCTGCGCCCAGACGACCGGGACGAGGAGACCCCATTGACCTCACCCTCCTCCTACCCACAATCCCCCGCCACGCCTCCCTCGGATTGGCCGGCCGGCTCGGTGCGCAGGGCCACCAAACAGCTAGAGCAGAGGCTGAGGCAGGAGCTGGACTTAACTCTCAGCAACACGTCTACCCAAcgctcccctctccactcccccaGTGCAGAGTTCCACCCCACGGGCTCCCCTCTCCATACGCCAAGCACGGACTGCCCACCCCTCCTCGCTCCTACCACAGACTGCCCCAAGCAGCGTAAGCCAACCCCTGCTCCTGAGCAAGGAAGACCTCTGAACGAGGCTTTCACTGTGTCTGCAGAGCCCAAAGGAGAGACTGAGCAGGGAGGGTTTGTCATCTCAGACATGGACGTTGCCCCTTCCTTCTCTCACTACCCAGATGCCCGCCACACCCCTAAGCCCATCCCAATCATAGTGTGCTCTTCCCTAGAACCTTCTAGGGTCCAGCCCCAGGCCCCCCCTGCACTGCTGTGGCTGGAGGGGGTGACGGCCCTTGACTCAGACACGGATGGCCCCTCCCCTCCCCCGCCCCACCACGGAAGGCTCGCCCTGGCACGCAGCAGTGAGGAACTGGAGAAGATCCAGGAGACTCTAAGGGAGCTGCAGGCCTTCCTGTATGATGCGGGGGGCCTGGGGGCTGGAGAGAGACCTGGTCAGGGGAAACATCACGGGGAGACTCCCGTGTGGCAGAGGGCCATGGAGATCGAGGCGCGGATCCGCCAGGCGGGCCTCACGCCCCCCTCCTTGATGAAGCGCTCTGCCTCGCTGGCCAAGCTTGATTGCCTGGAGCTGTCAGCCAACGACCTGAATGACTGGGACCTACGGGCCACCACCGCCAGCCCTTATGCACCCCAATTGATGCCCACCCCTCACTCCCGCTCCCACCATCACCCCAGCCCAGACGATGTTTCCAAGAAGCAGCGGGTGTTGTCCAGGGCCCCCCTAGGGGAGGTGTACCCACTGGACTCAGACAGGACTGATAGGGGCTCCCAGAGAGCAGGGAGTgatcccccctgtctctcctcacctccatgTCTTGTTCTTCAAGGGGAGGAGGAGCTAGAGACAGACCCCTCCCCCCGGCTCACCCGCACCCAGTCCCCGGCGAGCGCTCCCGACGTCCCTATGACAACCGCGCAGCAGCAGCCCCGCGGGAAGAGTCACCCGCCGCGGCGGCTCCGCAAGGCTGCTGACAAGAAACGGACTGCCACTGTTCTCTACCACACCATGTGA